The following proteins are encoded in a genomic region of Brachyhypopomus gauderio isolate BG-103 unplaced genomic scaffold, BGAUD_0.2 sc51, whole genome shotgun sequence:
- the spaw gene encoding southpaw isoform X2, translating to MMQLYRDYTSADAWKTPSRMTSPTLQQSDSVLSLIAKECHQVGERWRVTFDMSSLSGNEEIQLSELRFRLPAFSGSKRAVVEMYHTGTPGCQQDPTTCQKEPRFIGSITSSPATTTSAWKVFNVTALLKYWLYQESKASSQMDLTENNKDPGSDVEEGSGADVQKTFPVRHRSSWQRRIQHPTINRVMIVVFSKNTLARGHQHPPSLIQTVEHSKYVTLDRASQVRRHKRNRVERIPVREVANENITTPGSPAEPILSPLCRRVDMWVDFDQIGWNEWIVHPKRYNAFRCEGECPVPLDESFKPTNHAYMQSLLKLYDPERVACASCVPVRLSSVSMLYYEGDQVVLRHHEDMVVEECGCH from the exons ATGATGCAGCTGTATCGAGACTACACATCTGCTGATGCCTGGAAGACGCCTTCACGTATGACCAGTCCAACTTTACAACAGTCCGACTCCGTCCTGAGTTTGATCGCAAAAG AATGTCATCAGGTTGGTGAGCGGTGGCGTGTCACTTTTGACATGTCTTCTCTTTCCGGCAACGAAGAAATTCAACTCTCCGAACTTCGATTCCGTCTGCCTGCATTTTCTGGATCCAAGCGAGCAGTGGTGGAGATGTACCACACAGGGACACCGGGCTGCCAGCAGGACCCCACGACCTGTCAGAAAGAGCCTCGCTTTATTGGCAGCATCACGTCTTCACCAGCTACAACAACATCCGCTTGGAAAGTCTTCAACGTAACAGCTTTGCTCAAATATTGGCTATATCAAGAAAGTAAGGCATCGAGTCAAATGGACCTGACGGAAAACAACAAAGACCCGGGGAGTGATGTGGAAGAGGGCAGCGGAGCAGACGTCCAGAAAACGTTTCCAGTACGACACCGCAGTAGCTGGCAGAGGAGGATCCAGCATCCCACCATAAACCGAGTGATGATTGTTGTGTTTTCAAAAAACACTTTAGCCCGAGGCCACCAGCACCCCCCCAGTCTAATCCAGACAGTAGAGCACTCTAAATATGTCACCCTGGACCGAGCCTCCCAGGTGCGCAGACACAAGAGAAACAGGGTGGAGAGGATACCTGTTCGGGAGGTAGCGAACGAGAACATCACCACACCTGGATCACCTGCAGAACCCATCCTCAGCCCGCTGTGCAGGCGTGTTGACATGTGGGTGGATTTCGACCAAATAGGATGGAATGAGTGGATTGTGCACCCAAAGCGATATAACGCGTTCCGATGCGAAGGGGAATGTCCGGTTCCGTTAGACGAATCTTTCAAGCCCACAAATCACGCCTACATGCAG AGTCTGCTGAAGCTGTATGATCCGGAGCGGGTGGCCTGTGCGTCGTGTGTGCCTGTTCGTCTCAGCTCTGTGTCAATGCTGTACTACGAGGGGGACCAAGTGGTTCTCCGTCACCACGAGGACATGGTTGTAGAAGAATGTGGTTGTCACTGA
- the sftpbb gene encoding surfactant protein Bb isoform X1, whose translation MPSHVGNRKRLWFRFRPRCVPLGRVKTLRPSLCQSSCTMSGAPVFCVLVLACALSPGQTYSPPMKTSDLSMDKNMCNDCTRIIELFLTMLSHEDTQKLIEGSLEKICKSFSAPKVVGECVESVQKHLPSVIKAFISFASHREGEICMLLGLCAAHPNHSAPQVLTVALETGRLTQVPSSTGPGQETQLQISPQCTFCLFIIKKLEDMLPKERTEESVVKLLKQICDHLPQHYKEQCNSFLENYGKQIIDLLLSSATPHAICMLLHLCLVEETHTPAIVPSLMSDCHSCKTLVFLTQTHLGQNASEPETSSMVQKMCLLHPNALPGCKLFIQRHGLALVGILSKEEKAINACQEIFCRGHE comes from the exons ATGCCTTCTCATGTAGG AAACAGAAAGCGCCTCTGGTTCCGGTTCCGTCCCCGGTGCGTCCCACTCGGGCGTGTTAAGACGCTGCGTCCTTCTCTGTGCCAGTCTTCCTGCACCATGTCTGGGGCGCCCGTGTTTTGTGTCCTCGTCCTGGCGTGTGCCTTGTCACCAG GTCAGACATATTCCCCACCGATGAAAACGTCCGACCTTTCTATG GATAAAAACATGTGCAATGACTGTACCAGGATCATAGAACTTTTTTTGACCATGCTCTcccatgaagacacacag AAGCTGATTGAAGGGTCCCTGGAAAAGATTTGCAAAAGTTTCTCAGCACCAAAGGTTGTTGGTGAATGTGTGGAGTCAGTACAAAAACATCTGCCATCAGTCATCAAGGCTTTCATTTCCTTTGCT TCACATAGAGAAGGCGAGATTTGCATGCTGCTGGGGCTGTGTGCCGCCCACCCGAACCACAGCGCTCCGCAGGTGCTCACCGTAGCCTTGGAGACAGGCCGTTTGACCCAGGTGCCATCTTCCACAGGTCCTGGTCAGGAG ACGCAGCTACAAATCTCCCCCCAGTGTACATTCTGCCTTTTCATCATCAAAAAGTTGGAAGACATGCTACCAAAAGAAAGAACTGAG GAGTCTGTAGTGAAGCTTCTGAAGCAGATCTGTGATCACCTGCCCCAGCACTACAAAGAGCAGTGCAACAGCTTCCTGGAGAACTACGGCAAGCAGATCATCGATTTACTTCTCAGCTCTGCCACACCCCATGCAATATGTATGCTTCTGCACTTGTGTCTTGtggaagagacacacacccCTGCTATAG TTCCTTCCTTGATGTCGGACTGCCACTCCTGTAAAACCCTGGTGTTCCTCACCCAGACACACCTTGGCCAAAACGCCTCTGAGCCGGAGACCTCCTCCATGGTCCAGAAGATGTGTCTGCTACATCCCAACGCTCTTCCAGGG TGCAAACTGTTCATTCAACGCCATGGCCTGGCACTCGTGGGGATTTTGAGCAAAGAGGAAAAAGCTATAAATGCGTGCCAG GAGATCTTCTGTCGGGGACATGAATAG
- the sftpbb gene encoding surfactant protein Bb isoform X2, which produces MPKFIRISKRSIRENRKRLWFRFRPRCVPLGRVKTLRPSLCQSSCTMSGAPVFCVLVLACALSPGQTYSPPMKTSDLSMDKNMCNDCTRIIELFLTMLSHEDTQKLIEGSLEKICKSFSAPKVVGECVESVQKHLPSVIKAFISFASHREGEICMLLGLCAAHPNHSAPQVLTVALETGRLTQVPSSTGPGQETQLQISPQCTFCLFIIKKLEDMLPKERTEESVVKLLKQICDHLPQHYKEQCNSFLENYGKQIIDLLLSSATPHAICMLLHLCLVEETHTPAIVPSLMSDCHSCKTLVFLTQTHLGQNASEPETSSMVQKMCLLHPNALPGCKLFIQRHGLALVGILSKEEKAINACQEIFCRGHE; this is translated from the exons ATGCCGAAATTCATCAGAATTTCAAAACGATCCATACGCGA AAACAGAAAGCGCCTCTGGTTCCGGTTCCGTCCCCGGTGCGTCCCACTCGGGCGTGTTAAGACGCTGCGTCCTTCTCTGTGCCAGTCTTCCTGCACCATGTCTGGGGCGCCCGTGTTTTGTGTCCTCGTCCTGGCGTGTGCCTTGTCACCAG GTCAGACATATTCCCCACCGATGAAAACGTCCGACCTTTCTATG GATAAAAACATGTGCAATGACTGTACCAGGATCATAGAACTTTTTTTGACCATGCTCTcccatgaagacacacag AAGCTGATTGAAGGGTCCCTGGAAAAGATTTGCAAAAGTTTCTCAGCACCAAAGGTTGTTGGTGAATGTGTGGAGTCAGTACAAAAACATCTGCCATCAGTCATCAAGGCTTTCATTTCCTTTGCT TCACATAGAGAAGGCGAGATTTGCATGCTGCTGGGGCTGTGTGCCGCCCACCCGAACCACAGCGCTCCGCAGGTGCTCACCGTAGCCTTGGAGACAGGCCGTTTGACCCAGGTGCCATCTTCCACAGGTCCTGGTCAGGAG ACGCAGCTACAAATCTCCCCCCAGTGTACATTCTGCCTTTTCATCATCAAAAAGTTGGAAGACATGCTACCAAAAGAAAGAACTGAG GAGTCTGTAGTGAAGCTTCTGAAGCAGATCTGTGATCACCTGCCCCAGCACTACAAAGAGCAGTGCAACAGCTTCCTGGAGAACTACGGCAAGCAGATCATCGATTTACTTCTCAGCTCTGCCACACCCCATGCAATATGTATGCTTCTGCACTTGTGTCTTGtggaagagacacacacccCTGCTATAG TTCCTTCCTTGATGTCGGACTGCCACTCCTGTAAAACCCTGGTGTTCCTCACCCAGACACACCTTGGCCAAAACGCCTCTGAGCCGGAGACCTCCTCCATGGTCCAGAAGATGTGTCTGCTACATCCCAACGCTCTTCCAGGG TGCAAACTGTTCATTCAACGCCATGGCCTGGCACTCGTGGGGATTTTGAGCAAAGAGGAAAAAGCTATAAATGCGTGCCAG GAGATCTTCTGTCGGGGACATGAATAG
- the spaw gene encoding southpaw isoform X1 gives MGLGFAVVWVLTLSLGCVGVKHDGPYRTALHAHRPKADRGHSIPLLHPNRYPLYMMQLYRDYTSADAWKTPSRMTSPTLQQSDSVLSLIAKECHQVGERWRVTFDMSSLSGNEEIQLSELRFRLPAFSGSKRAVVEMYHTGTPGCQQDPTTCQKEPRFIGSITSSPATTTSAWKVFNVTALLKYWLYQESKASSQMDLTENNKDPGSDVEEGSGADVQKTFPVRHRSSWQRRIQHPTINRVMIVVFSKNTLARGHQHPPSLIQTVEHSKYVTLDRASQVRRHKRNRVERIPVREVANENITTPGSPAEPILSPLCRRVDMWVDFDQIGWNEWIVHPKRYNAFRCEGECPVPLDESFKPTNHAYMQSLLKLYDPERVACASCVPVRLSSVSMLYYEGDQVVLRHHEDMVVEECGCH, from the exons ATGGGGCTCGGTTTCGCCGTGGTGTGGGTTCTTACTCTCAGTCTGGGCTGCGTGGGAGTGAAACATGACGGACCGTACAGGACCGCGCTTCACGCACACCGCCCCAAGGCAGACAGAGGACACAGTATTCCTCTGCTTCATCCTAACAGATATCCACTATACATGATGCAGCTGTATCGAGACTACACATCTGCTGATGCCTGGAAGACGCCTTCACGTATGACCAGTCCAACTTTACAACAGTCCGACTCCGTCCTGAGTTTGATCGCAAAAG AATGTCATCAGGTTGGTGAGCGGTGGCGTGTCACTTTTGACATGTCTTCTCTTTCCGGCAACGAAGAAATTCAACTCTCCGAACTTCGATTCCGTCTGCCTGCATTTTCTGGATCCAAGCGAGCAGTGGTGGAGATGTACCACACAGGGACACCGGGCTGCCAGCAGGACCCCACGACCTGTCAGAAAGAGCCTCGCTTTATTGGCAGCATCACGTCTTCACCAGCTACAACAACATCCGCTTGGAAAGTCTTCAACGTAACAGCTTTGCTCAAATATTGGCTATATCAAGAAAGTAAGGCATCGAGTCAAATGGACCTGACGGAAAACAACAAAGACCCGGGGAGTGATGTGGAAGAGGGCAGCGGAGCAGACGTCCAGAAAACGTTTCCAGTACGACACCGCAGTAGCTGGCAGAGGAGGATCCAGCATCCCACCATAAACCGAGTGATGATTGTTGTGTTTTCAAAAAACACTTTAGCCCGAGGCCACCAGCACCCCCCCAGTCTAATCCAGACAGTAGAGCACTCTAAATATGTCACCCTGGACCGAGCCTCCCAGGTGCGCAGACACAAGAGAAACAGGGTGGAGAGGATACCTGTTCGGGAGGTAGCGAACGAGAACATCACCACACCTGGATCACCTGCAGAACCCATCCTCAGCCCGCTGTGCAGGCGTGTTGACATGTGGGTGGATTTCGACCAAATAGGATGGAATGAGTGGATTGTGCACCCAAAGCGATATAACGCGTTCCGATGCGAAGGGGAATGTCCGGTTCCGTTAGACGAATCTTTCAAGCCCACAAATCACGCCTACATGCAG AGTCTGCTGAAGCTGTATGATCCGGAGCGGGTGGCCTGTGCGTCGTGTGTGCCTGTTCGTCTCAGCTCTGTGTCAATGCTGTACTACGAGGGGGACCAAGTGGTTCTCCGTCACCACGAGGACATGGTTGTAGAAGAATGTGGTTGTCACTGA